A single region of the Zonotrichia albicollis isolate bZonAlb1 chromosome 16, bZonAlb1.hap1, whole genome shotgun sequence genome encodes:
- the POLR3K gene encoding DNA-directed RNA polymerase III subunit RPC10: MLLFCPACGNVLVAEEGPRCHRFACTTCPYVRNVTRKVTSRKYPRLKEVDDVLGGAAAWENVDSTAEPCPKCEHPRAYFMQIQTRSADEPMTTFYKCCNPQCGHRWRD, encoded by the exons ATGCTGCTCTTCTGCCCGGCCTGCGGGAACGTGCTGGTGGCCGAGGAGGGGCCGCGCTGCCACCGCTTCGCCTGCACCACCTGTCCCTACGTGCGCAATGTCACGCGGAAG GTGACGAGCAGGAAGTACCCGCGGCTGAAGGAGGTGGACGATGTGCTGGGCGGCGCCGCGGCCTGGGAGAACGTGGACTCCACGGCAG AGCCGTGCCCCAAGTGCGAGCACCCCCGCGCCTACTTCATGCAGATCCAGACGCGCTCGGCCGACGAGCCCATGACCACCTTCTACAAGTGCTGCAACCCGCAGTGCGGGCACCGCTGGCGGGACTGA
- the SNRNP25 gene encoding U11/U12 small nuclear ribonucleoprotein 25 kDa protein has translation MAAEEPAEEPAEELAHAEVLELFQAALARLVQDPLLCDLPPQVTAEEIGSQVALEYGQAMTVRVCKADGETVPVVVVQNASVLELKKALRRHIQLRQARQGGVQHLSWKYIWRTYHLTFNGEKLADDRKKLREYGIRNRDEVSFIKKLRQ, from the exons ATGGCGGCCGAGGAGCCGGCGGAGGAGCCGGCGGAGGAGCTGGCGCACGCCGAGGTGCTGGAGCTGTTCCAGGCGGCGCTGGCGCGGCTGGTGCAGGACCCGCTGCTCTGCGACCTCCCCCCGCAG GTGACGGCGGAGGAGATCGGTTCGCAGGTGGCCCTGGAGTACGGGCAGGCCATGACGGTGCGGGTGTGCAAGGCGGACGGCGAGACCGTGC CCGTGGTGGTGGTGCAGAACGCCTCGGTGCTGGAGCTGAAGAAGGCGCTGCGGCGGCACATCCAGCTGAGGCAGGCCCGGCAGGGCGGTGTCCAGCACCTCAGCTg GAAGTACATATGGAGGACGTACCACCTCACCTTCAATGGAGAGAAGCTGGCGGATGACAGGAAGAAGCTGAGAGA GTACGGCATCAGGAACCGGGACGAGGTCAGCTTCATAAAGAAGCTCCGCCAGTGA